In Natronomonas halophila, one DNA window encodes the following:
- a CDS encoding DUF7288 family protein has translation MRAQAHALEGVMASLIILLGLFFALQAVTVTPLTASLAQQHVADQGQAAATGTLTAAQETGDLRPTLLYWNESRATFHGATGRGFYVAGGPPTALGGMLNETFNPRRLVFNVNLVYLDSAGNRQRRPLVRSGEPPADVVVATRTVTLYDHDRLRDASGEPTNTHLENGSYFAPDVGSGEVYNVVEIEVVIWQG, from the coding sequence ATGCGAGCACAGGCTCACGCACTGGAAGGCGTCATGGCCTCGTTGATAATCCTGCTGGGGCTGTTTTTCGCCCTGCAAGCGGTGACGGTGACGCCGCTGACGGCCAGTCTCGCCCAACAGCACGTCGCCGACCAGGGGCAGGCGGCGGCGACGGGAACGCTGACCGCAGCCCAGGAGACCGGCGACCTACGGCCGACGCTGCTGTACTGGAACGAGAGCAGGGCGACCTTCCACGGGGCGACGGGGCGCGGCTTTTACGTGGCCGGTGGGCCGCCGACGGCGTTGGGCGGAATGCTCAACGAGACGTTCAATCCGCGGCGGCTCGTCTTCAACGTCAATCTCGTCTATCTGGATTCCGCGGGCAACCGCCAGCGGCGGCCGCTCGTCCGGTCGGGCGAACCGCCGGCGGACGTCGTCGTCGCGACGCGGACCGTGACGCTCTACGACCACGACCGACTGCGGGACGCCTCCGGCGAGCCGACGAACACGCACCTCGAAAACGGGAGCTACTTCGCGCCCGACGTCGGCTCCGGTGAGGTCTACAACGTCGTCGAAATCGAGGTGGTCATATGGCAGGGATAG
- a CDS encoding DUF7266 family protein, with protein MAGIDAERGLSPAVNFVLVTGISLLLIGSLFTGISGVLEDRREAAVDDGLEVTGHQLAADIAAADRAAQTAGEGHITVESRLPTRIAGTRYSVEIRRDGSSVVLLLRSDDPAATARTTVNNETAIETGTYNGGAIRLDWSGDTIEVNDV; from the coding sequence ATGGCAGGGATAGACGCCGAACGCGGCCTTTCGCCGGCGGTCAACTTCGTGCTCGTGACGGGCATCAGTCTGCTCCTTATCGGGAGCCTGTTCACCGGCATCTCGGGCGTTCTCGAAGACCGCCGCGAGGCCGCCGTCGATGACGGCCTCGAAGTGACGGGCCACCAACTCGCCGCCGATATCGCGGCGGCCGACCGGGCGGCCCAGACCGCCGGAGAGGGCCACATCACCGTCGAATCGCGACTCCCCACCCGTATCGCGGGCACGCGCTATTCGGTCGAAATACGGCGGGACGGGTCGTCGGTCGTGTTGCTACTGCGGTCCGACGACCCCGCGGCTACGGCCCGGACGACCGTGAACAACGAGACGGCCATCGAGACGGGGACGTACAACGGCGGAGCGATACGGCTCGACTGGAGCGGCGATACCATCGAGGTGAACGATGTCTAG
- a CDS encoding DUF7289 family protein, with amino-acid sequence MSRGVSQLVGFVLVFTIVLSTAGVAYTAGVSSLGEVRSAEQANNAERGFQSLSHNIDDMVASDATRRVTSVRLGGGTLTYGDTVTMNLTVVGKDVSYGASYRPLVYETENGERFVYSGGMVTRGRESGHAVVRQPPFRFGTDTLVPFMVTRPTGSNAGAISGRTTVAIRTTLGGRQEFARRTDGPYTIRFNVTTSRTDVWQRTLESNGLDCSTADATTVTCETTTQSIHVALVRLNVKYVA; translated from the coding sequence ATGTCTAGGGGCGTCTCACAGCTGGTCGGCTTCGTGCTCGTATTCACCATCGTGCTGTCGACTGCCGGCGTCGCCTACACCGCCGGCGTCTCGTCGCTCGGCGAGGTTCGGAGCGCCGAACAGGCGAACAACGCCGAACGGGGGTTCCAGTCGCTGTCCCACAACATCGACGACATGGTGGCCAGCGACGCGACGCGGCGCGTCACGAGCGTCAGACTCGGCGGCGGGACGCTCACCTACGGTGATACCGTGACGATGAACCTCACGGTCGTCGGCAAGGACGTCAGTTACGGGGCGTCGTATCGCCCGCTCGTCTACGAGACCGAAAACGGCGAACGGTTCGTCTATTCGGGCGGGATGGTGACTCGCGGACGGGAGAGCGGCCACGCGGTCGTCCGACAACCGCCGTTCAGGTTCGGGACCGACACGCTGGTTCCGTTCATGGTCACGCGTCCCACCGGGTCGAACGCCGGCGCCATATCCGGCCGGACGACGGTCGCGATTCGGACCACCCTCGGCGGCAGACAGGAGTTCGCCCGGCGTACTGACGGGCCCTACACGATACGGTTCAACGTCACGACCTCCCGGACCGACGTCTGGCAGCGGACACTCGAATCGAACGGCCTCGATTGTTCAACCGCCGATGCGACGACGGTTACCTGCGAGACGACGACCCAGAGTATCCATGTCGCGCTGGTCCGCCTCAACGTGAAGTACGTGGCCTGA
- a CDS encoding DUF7289 family protein, protein MDNTAVTADGRAQSSVMSVVLLIGMITVGSGGVLLMGNQAITETRSDADIQQAETTMAQFDRQASLVGVGESGSRTVSFARVDGDATVQEDAGWIRVRHINYSNGNTETIYNRTLGAVVYENGGTNVAYQGGGVFRGNGHGSGSVLVSPPELHYQRKTLTLPVLRTQGDVGSIDGSTVRVSPAVQDAPVYPSNETYNATGDSYRNPVGGGRVHVTVQSDYYEAWAEYFRTQTDGDVESVNHNRKTVTLSLTANGMLGPFQMPRAGNDVRLRGLNDSHSVDQFELTLRPDEDAANFANLEWSLQESTAEQSFEISLVSDGGKPCNGGEVDSTIRYEDADGNEHVWRANDAFVENGSDSAFSYSCDGTPTLSVNLTGAESFEYVSGPSSVDFDHDADEPETFTHGDSTEVDQLVNHYLALFGSSVDLTVSDKGNGNARSSSGSVSESASSGTLDYGQSEVVTYLHITDNAVNVTRAD, encoded by the coding sequence ATGGATAACACGGCGGTGACGGCGGATGGCCGAGCGCAGTCGAGCGTCATGTCCGTCGTTCTGCTCATCGGGATGATTACGGTCGGCTCCGGGGGGGTACTGCTGATGGGCAATCAGGCCATCACCGAGACGCGCTCCGACGCCGACATACAGCAGGCCGAAACCACGATGGCACAGTTCGACCGTCAGGCCTCCCTCGTCGGGGTCGGCGAATCCGGGTCCCGAACCGTCTCCTTTGCCCGCGTGGACGGCGACGCGACGGTTCAGGAGGACGCCGGTTGGATTCGGGTCAGACACATCAACTACTCCAATGGCAACACCGAGACCATCTATAATCGGACGCTCGGGGCGGTGGTCTACGAGAACGGCGGGACGAACGTGGCCTATCAGGGCGGCGGCGTCTTCCGCGGGAACGGCCACGGCAGCGGGTCCGTTCTCGTCTCACCGCCGGAACTGCATTACCAGCGGAAGACGCTCACGCTTCCGGTGCTCCGAACACAGGGCGACGTCGGGTCGATCGACGGGTCGACCGTCCGCGTCTCGCCCGCGGTTCAGGACGCGCCGGTGTATCCCTCCAACGAGACCTACAACGCGACGGGCGATTCGTATCGCAACCCGGTGGGCGGCGGGAGGGTTCACGTGACCGTCCAGAGCGACTACTACGAGGCTTGGGCGGAGTACTTCCGGACCCAGACCGACGGCGACGTCGAGTCCGTCAACCACAACCGCAAGACCGTGACGCTCAGCCTGACGGCCAACGGGATGTTGGGGCCGTTCCAGATGCCGCGTGCGGGCAACGACGTCCGCCTCCGCGGTCTGAACGACAGCCACTCCGTCGACCAGTTCGAACTCACGCTCCGGCCCGACGAGGACGCCGCCAACTTCGCGAACCTCGAATGGTCGCTGCAGGAATCGACGGCGGAGCAGTCCTTCGAAATCTCGTTGGTCTCCGATGGCGGAAAGCCGTGCAATGGCGGTGAGGTCGACTCGACGATTCGCTACGAGGACGCCGACGGCAACGAACACGTCTGGCGTGCGAACGACGCCTTCGTCGAAAACGGGAGCGACAGCGCCTTCTCGTACAGCTGCGACGGGACGCCCACGCTATCGGTCAACCTGACCGGCGCGGAATCGTTCGAATACGTCAGCGGCCCCAGTAGCGTCGACTTCGACCACGATGCCGACGAACCGGAGACGTTCACACACGGGGACTCGACCGAGGTCGACCAACTCGTCAACCACTATCTGGCGCTGTTCGGGTCGAGCGTCGACCTGACGGTGTCCGATAAGGGCAACGGCAATGCGCGGAGTTCCTCGGGGAGCGTCTCCGAATCCGCCTCCAGCGGAACCCTCGACTACGGTCAGTCGGAAGTCGTCACCTACCTGCATATCACCGACAACGCCGTCAACGTGACGCGAGCGGACTGA
- a CDS encoding helix-hairpin-helix domain-containing protein, protein MPELSVSEAQLQRLESVREDLEAAYVGPYGTISREEALEYLLDTYTPPEEHDAEADTTAAETGGETAEPDPETEATSDVDTDTQPVGELTDIVGVGEATAEALAAAGFGSIADVRDADPAALTAADGIAEKQAIDIKAEIADFDGPGSDDESDGDTDATAPGETEDESPENTLQQAMSLLEQHDDKWRESSGDEPYEVDLPDGGTEAVRTKDDIKRLLFKHWR, encoded by the coding sequence ATGCCAGAGTTGTCCGTCTCCGAAGCCCAACTCCAGCGGCTCGAATCGGTCCGCGAGGACCTCGAAGCCGCCTACGTCGGCCCCTACGGGACCATCAGCCGCGAGGAAGCCCTCGAATACCTGCTGGACACCTACACGCCACCGGAGGAACACGACGCGGAGGCCGATACGACGGCCGCCGAGACGGGAGGAGAGACCGCCGAACCCGACCCAGAGACGGAAGCGACCAGCGATGTCGACACCGATACCCAACCGGTCGGCGAACTCACCGACATCGTCGGCGTCGGCGAGGCGACCGCCGAGGCGCTCGCGGCAGCCGGCTTCGGTTCGATAGCCGACGTTCGGGACGCCGACCCCGCGGCCCTGACCGCCGCGGACGGCATCGCGGAAAAACAGGCCATCGATATCAAGGCCGAAATCGCCGATTTCGACGGTCCCGGCAGCGACGACGAGAGCGATGGCGACACGGACGCCACGGCCCCGGGCGAAACCGAGGACGAAAGCCCGGAAAACACCCTTCAGCAGGCGATGAGCCTGCTGGAACAGCACGACGACAAGTGGCGGGAGAGTTCGGGCGACGAACCCTACGAAGTCGACCTTCCGGACGGGGGGACCGAGGCGGTCCGCACGAAGGACGACATCAAGCGCCTGCTGTTCAAACACTGGCGATGA
- a CDS encoding enoyl-CoA hydratase/isomerase family protein, translating to MSVELSRDGRVGTITISNPERKNAVDAPTAETMADYVHELAYDDDIRCVVVTGEGDAFCSGLDLAGDMGGGDVMAELENGLNAIALGLMRMKKPTVARVPGPAVGAGASIAAACDFVYPVEGTFFEWGFTNIGLAPDTGATYILPRLVGLRQALELMITGKRIDADRAVELGIANETVPEDDFDAFVDERAETLAGRPTKAVAAAKRLTYRSFDRSMEETLREEGLAQEEMIESEDFMEGVAAFMADREPEFEGR from the coding sequence ATGAGCGTCGAGTTATCACGCGACGGACGCGTCGGCACCATCACCATCTCGAACCCCGAACGGAAGAACGCGGTCGACGCGCCGACCGCGGAGACGATGGCCGACTACGTACACGAACTCGCCTACGACGACGACATCCGGTGTGTCGTCGTCACCGGCGAGGGCGACGCCTTCTGTTCCGGCCTCGATTTGGCGGGCGATATGGGCGGCGGCGACGTGATGGCGGAACTGGAAAACGGCCTCAACGCCATTGCCCTCGGCCTGATGCGCATGAAGAAACCGACCGTTGCCCGAGTTCCCGGCCCCGCGGTCGGCGCGGGCGCCTCCATCGCGGCGGCCTGTGACTTCGTCTATCCCGTCGAGGGCACCTTCTTCGAGTGGGGCTTTACGAACATCGGGCTGGCACCGGACACCGGCGCGACGTATATCCTCCCGCGACTGGTCGGCCTCCGGCAGGCGCTGGAGTTGATGATTACGGGCAAGCGCATCGACGCCGACCGGGCGGTCGAGTTGGGTATCGCCAACGAGACCGTGCCCGAGGACGACTTCGATGCGTTCGTCGACGAGCGCGCCGAGACGCTGGCCGGGCGGCCGACCAAAGCCGTCGCCGCCGCGAAACGCCTGACCTACCGGAGTTTCGACCGGTCGATGGAGGAGACCCTCCGCGAGGAGGGCCTCGCACAGGAGGAGATGATAGAAAGCGAGGACTTCATGGAGGGTGTCGCGGCGTTCATGGCCGACCGGGAACCGGAATTCGAGGGGCGGTAG
- a CDS encoding ribonucleoside-diphosphate reductase, producing MTQIRDDSREMRISEDTVGGGYFKHAVYNHWDPYEDIEAELIQTDLERSVDSDFTEDEYFETMQYLALFGAGEEAVTEDLAPLMLALEDINDQMFVSSQIYEEAKHTQFFDRYWREVIYPIAEEQGFEKVAPTDQRFFPDGYIDLFDRTEEAMETLLTDDTPENRVRAYCRYHLVVESVLAQTGYYGITNVMGPDEDSEVALRQDTPHLPGLVKGVNYIRSDEGRHVGFGMQKVQKHIAEDDVDPDIVQETLMDLMPLVAETVSVGDGVVDPMPLVNYARDKLSRRIDIITDADAEIPPVEELVALDDAPAAAD from the coding sequence ATGACACAGATACGGGATGACAGCCGCGAGATGCGCATCAGCGAGGATACCGTCGGCGGCGGCTATTTCAAACACGCCGTCTACAACCACTGGGACCCCTACGAGGACATCGAGGCCGAACTCATCCAGACGGACCTCGAACGGAGCGTGGACTCGGATTTCACCGAAGACGAGTATTTCGAGACGATGCAGTATCTCGCGCTGTTCGGCGCGGGCGAGGAGGCGGTCACCGAGGACCTCGCACCACTGATGCTCGCGCTGGAGGACATCAACGACCAGATGTTCGTCTCCTCCCAGATTTACGAGGAGGCCAAACACACCCAGTTCTTCGACCGCTACTGGCGGGAGGTTATCTACCCCATCGCCGAGGAACAGGGCTTCGAGAAGGTCGCCCCCACCGACCAGCGGTTCTTCCCGGACGGCTACATCGACCTCTTCGACCGCACCGAGGAGGCCATGGAGACGCTTTTGACCGACGACACGCCCGAAAACCGCGTCCGAGCGTACTGTCGCTACCATCTGGTCGTCGAATCCGTGCTGGCCCAGACCGGCTACTACGGCATCACGAACGTGATGGGCCCCGACGAGGACAGCGAGGTCGCGCTCCGACAGGACACCCCACACCTGCCGGGCCTCGTCAAGGGCGTCAACTACATCCGCAGCGACGAGGGGCGCCACGTCGGCTTCGGGATGCAGAAAGTCCAGAAACACATCGCCGAGGACGACGTCGACCCCGATATCGTTCAGGAGACGCTGATGGACCTGATGCCGCTCGTCGCCGAAACCGTCTCCGTCGGCGACGGCGTCGTCGACCCGATGCCGCTTGTCAACTACGCCCGCGACAAACTCTCCCGCCGCATCGACATCATCACCGACGCCGACGCAGAAATCCCGCCCGTCGAGGAACTGGTCGCGCTGGACGACGCACCCGCGGCCGCCGACTGA
- a CDS encoding MFS transporter, whose product MKDKWKNLILATAMFNLGFVIWFSFAPYTGGIADEFGLSVAQLGIVASSAVIAVPLGRMVIGPLTDRYGAPVTAGWTMVIVGSFAVISAFAWSYEVLIGSRVIASLSGITFVIGIQHVSEWFEEENLGTAEGIFAGIGNAGAGIGAYFTLPRIFGEGYAGPLFSTNWRAAFFYTGALAILVGITYYFVGDAAKSEAKRQATKEGVGFKQWMWVATRYGAVVLSVAYVMTFGLELAMNGWLGTYYREGFGQGDLVIAATFAATFSVAAGLLRPIGGYISDLSARNEWDVLPWFAGRHREQWTFVTLVFVIAAMFGMTAAGLTGSIYAAVGAAFLVGMGCAFAEGAIFAQVPAMFPDDSGSVAGVVGGIGSSGGSIYPLVFAAPFLPSLHWGFAIAAATMIPILALAAWVFQPDIAEQATESGWLVSETEPNGSVMADD is encoded by the coding sequence ATGAAGGACAAGTGGAAGAACCTGATTCTGGCGACCGCGATGTTCAACCTCGGGTTCGTCATCTGGTTCTCCTTTGCGCCGTACACCGGCGGCATCGCCGATGAGTTCGGGCTCTCGGTGGCCCAACTGGGTATCGTCGCCAGTTCCGCGGTCATCGCGGTGCCGCTGGGACGGATGGTAATCGGCCCCCTGACCGACCGCTACGGTGCGCCGGTGACCGCGGGCTGGACGATGGTCATCGTCGGCTCGTTCGCCGTCATCAGCGCGTTCGCGTGGTCCTACGAGGTGCTCATCGGCTCTCGGGTCATCGCCTCGCTGTCCGGCATCACCTTCGTCATCGGTATCCAGCACGTCTCCGAGTGGTTCGAGGAGGAGAACCTCGGAACCGCCGAGGGCATCTTCGCCGGCATCGGCAACGCCGGTGCGGGCATCGGCGCGTACTTCACGCTCCCCCGGATTTTCGGTGAGGGCTACGCCGGCCCGCTCTTCTCGACGAACTGGCGGGCCGCGTTCTTCTACACGGGTGCGCTCGCGATACTCGTCGGCATCACCTACTACTTCGTCGGCGACGCCGCCAAAAGCGAGGCCAAGCGACAGGCGACGAAGGAGGGCGTCGGCTTCAAACAATGGATGTGGGTGGCGACCCGCTACGGCGCCGTCGTCCTCTCGGTGGCCTACGTCATGACCTTCGGCCTCGAACTGGCGATGAACGGCTGGCTCGGCACCTACTACCGCGAGGGCTTCGGGCAGGGAGACCTCGTCATCGCCGCCACGTTCGCCGCGACCTTTTCGGTGGCTGCCGGCCTGCTCCGTCCCATCGGCGGCTACATCAGCGACCTCTCCGCTCGCAACGAGTGGGACGTCCTCCCGTGGTTCGCCGGCCGCCACCGCGAACAGTGGACGTTCGTGACCCTCGTGTTCGTCATCGCGGCGATGTTCGGGATGACCGCCGCGGGCCTCACGGGCAGCATCTACGCCGCCGTCGGCGCCGCCTTCCTCGTCGGTATGGGCTGTGCCTTCGCCGAGGGCGCCATCTTCGCGCAGGTGCCGGCGATGTTCCCGGACGACTCCGGCAGCGTCGCGGGCGTCGTGGGCGGCATCGGCTCTTCGGGCGGTTCCATCTACCCCTTGGTCTTCGCCGCGCCGTTCCTGCCGAGTCTCCACTGGGGCTTTGCCATCGCCGCGGCGACGATGATTCCCATCCTCGCGCTCGCCGCCTGGGTGTTCCAGCCCGATATCGCCGAGCAGGCGACCGAAAGCGGCTGGCTCGTCTCCGAAACGGAGCCGAACGGGAGCGTCATGGCGGACGACTGA
- a CDS encoding HTH domain-containing protein: MLRGIDARNARGDDAVIVKVADRADLTGDITVYVREDPPTYVRRRQRNVREVFDTLTAAGVLDSVSVVEWPERATLPNDDTVAEAYERFVEAVGRTSLEPFFERKAATGSDEYVVALPPVCIALRDDDAVRGLYPCWQDGTHHSIEDSVTALSRGEPIANLDS, from the coding sequence ATGCTCAGAGGAATAGACGCACGGAACGCTCGTGGGGACGATGCGGTGATCGTCAAGGTCGCGGACCGAGCCGACCTCACTGGCGATATTACGGTGTACGTGCGCGAGGACCCTCCCACATACGTCCGGCGCCGTCAGCGGAACGTCCGTGAGGTGTTCGATACGTTGACTGCTGCGGGCGTCCTCGATTCGGTCTCGGTGGTCGAGTGGCCCGAACGGGCTACCCTCCCGAACGATGACACCGTGGCGGAAGCCTACGAACGGTTCGTCGAGGCGGTTGGGCGGACCTCCCTCGAACCGTTCTTCGAACGGAAGGCGGCGACCGGAAGCGACGAGTACGTCGTCGCGCTGCCCCCGGTCTGTATCGCGCTCCGGGACGACGACGCCGTTCGGGGGCTCTATCCCTGCTGGCAGGACGGTACCCATCACAGTATCGAGGACTCCGTTACGGCCCTCTCACGCGGCGAACCGATAGCGAACCTCGATTCCTGA
- the nadE gene encoding NAD(+) synthase, with product MATRDRANDSRPVIDGFRDDIETVEEECVSFIRSAVDDAGVQEVVVALSGGIDSTTAATLAVEALGRRSVNGLVLPSETSDESNIDDAQRAAFDLGIDFRTVDIQPVVDTLAETMSSDHWFERAVADGGPASVHSEDTTNPNGEYRRAVGNATARARMMATYFEANLHDRLVLGTGNRTELALGYFTKYGDGGVDILPLGDLYKTEVRRLAEHLDVPERIIDKQPTAGLWDGQTDTDELGASYGTIDAILRKLFDEGCSVAQTAAELGVEEDLVVRFAEMYRDAAHKRATPPTPDTYVS from the coding sequence ATGGCGACACGCGACCGGGCGAACGACAGTCGTCCAGTTATCGACGGGTTTCGAGACGATATCGAAACGGTCGAAGAGGAGTGCGTTTCGTTCATCCGCTCGGCCGTCGACGATGCCGGCGTTCAGGAGGTCGTCGTCGCGCTGAGCGGCGGCATCGATTCGACGACGGCGGCCACGCTGGCGGTCGAGGCACTCGGCAGGCGCTCGGTCAATGGCCTCGTCCTCCCCTCCGAGACCAGCGACGAGTCGAACATCGACGACGCCCAACGGGCGGCCTTCGACCTCGGTATCGACTTCCGAACAGTGGACATCCAGCCCGTCGTCGACACGCTCGCCGAAACCATGAGTTCGGACCACTGGTTCGAACGAGCGGTGGCAGACGGCGGGCCAGCATCCGTCCACTCCGAGGATACCACTAACCCAAACGGCGAATACAGGCGAGCGGTCGGGAACGCGACCGCCCGCGCACGTATGATGGCGACCTATTTCGAGGCGAACCTGCACGACCGGCTCGTGCTCGGTACCGGAAACCGGACAGAACTGGCGCTGGGGTATTTCACGAAATACGGCGACGGGGGCGTCGACATCCTCCCGCTCGGCGACCTCTACAAGACGGAGGTCCGCCGACTAGCCGAACACCTCGACGTTCCCGAGCGTATCATCGACAAGCAGCCGACCGCGGGGCTCTGGGACGGCCAGACGGATACCGACGAACTCGGGGCGTCCTACGGGACTATCGACGCCATCCTCCGGAAACTGTTCGACGAGGGATGCAGTGTGGCCCAGACCGCCGCAGAACTCGGCGTCGAGGAGGACCTCGTCGTCCGGTTCGCCGAGATGTATCGGGACGCCGCACACAAACGGGCGACCCCGCCGACGCCGGACACCTACGTCAGCTAA
- a CDS encoding DUF7317 family protein has protein sequence MTRSSTTTAMTLYRSRTLTLDQAADYTGIPAARLTATLQSHGITLDEPDERAGRR, from the coding sequence ATGACACGATCCTCAACCACGACCGCGATGACGCTGTATCGGAGCCGAACGCTCACGCTGGACCAGGCGGCCGATTATACCGGGATTCCAGCGGCGAGACTCACCGCGACGCTACAATCGCACGGTATCACGCTCGACGAACCCGACGAGCGAGCCGGACGGAGATAA
- a CDS encoding acyl-CoA dehydrogenase family protein, translating to MFYDEDGGEFRENLQDLLEAEIEPIVDEADKEPLTREEFLEYTGVLRELDIGFSPDMAQEYFGNLERFAIVSEEVSRVWPSLNVALQMSFPSVFVQHAADETQDALLDKLHDGECIGCLAVTEPEGGSDTARPNTVAYKDGDEYVLEGKKEWVGNAPIADVALVVAHDDEADTQDMFLVDQHNSPFETETMDKLGWKGVNNGKMHFDGVRIPEDNRLSNIVGNALMDGADMQDIVPFPEAVSQLFFEQKALNATFSFMRTGMSFMAVGIMQAAFDEALDYVHERETFGKPIGQNQLVQEKLYEILRDLETSRQLSRHALELLERGDDRARLISSLAKGYTSERSVDATYNALQLHGGAGLKTENRLERYYRDASVMTIPDGTTEIQKLVVGKELTDYAAY from the coding sequence ATGTTCTACGACGAGGACGGCGGCGAGTTCCGGGAGAACCTGCAGGACCTCCTCGAGGCGGAAATCGAGCCAATCGTCGACGAGGCCGACAAAGAACCCCTCACACGCGAGGAGTTCCTCGAATACACGGGCGTCCTCCGGGAACTCGACATCGGCTTCAGCCCCGACATGGCTCAGGAGTACTTCGGGAACCTCGAACGGTTCGCCATCGTCTCCGAGGAGGTCTCCCGCGTTTGGCCCAGCCTCAACGTCGCCCTGCAGATGTCCTTCCCGTCGGTGTTCGTCCAGCACGCCGCCGACGAGACACAGGACGCACTCCTCGATAAACTCCACGACGGCGAGTGCATCGGCTGTCTCGCCGTCACCGAACCCGAAGGCGGCTCCGACACCGCCCGCCCGAACACCGTCGCCTACAAAGACGGCGACGAGTACGTCCTCGAAGGCAAGAAGGAGTGGGTCGGCAACGCGCCCATCGCCGACGTCGCCCTCGTGGTCGCCCACGACGACGAGGCCGACACCCAGGACATGTTCCTCGTCGACCAGCACAACTCCCCCTTCGAGACGGAGACCATGGATAAACTCGGCTGGAAGGGCGTCAACAACGGCAAGATGCACTTCGACGGCGTCCGCATTCCGGAGGACAACCGCCTCTCGAACATCGTCGGCAACGCCCTGATGGATGGCGCCGACATGCAGGACATCGTTCCCTTCCCCGAAGCCGTCTCGCAGTTGTTCTTCGAACAGAAGGCGCTCAACGCGACCTTCTCGTTCATGCGGACGGGTATGTCGTTCATGGCCGTCGGCATTATGCAAGCGGCCTTCGACGAGGCGCTCGATTACGTCCACGAACGGGAGACGTTCGGCAAACCCATCGGCCAGAACCAACTCGTCCAGGAGAAACTCTACGAGATTCTGCGGGACCTCGAAACCTCCCGCCAACTCTCCCGGCACGCGCTGGAACTGCTGGAACGCGGCGACGACCGCGCCCGCCTCATCTCGTCGCTCGCGAAGGGCTACACTTCCGAACGGTCCGTCGACGCCACCTACAACGCCCTACAACTGCACGGCGGCGCGGGTCTCAAAACCGAGAACCGCCTCGAACGCTACTACCGTGACGCCAGCGTCATGACGATTCCCGACGGGACGACCGAGATTCAGAAACTCGTCGTCGGGAAGGAACTGACGGATTACGCTGCCTATTAA
- a CDS encoding SCP2 sterol-binding domain-containing protein, translating into MTEATTYAEDLLDASTDELADELSGFLADIDGETEAFVRANPELFGDVVGRMEEIDIAAFVDANPETADGFQDFLWTGTQVLVENDENVRDQITQDITVNFEADDCAMEGHLEVDAESETLTGGAGTLEDPILEIEGPADNLVGLITGTIDPVQGFMSQQYELDGPVQVGTQLAPIMGALSEHYE; encoded by the coding sequence ATGACCGAAGCAACCACCTACGCCGAAGACCTGCTCGACGCATCGACCGACGAACTCGCCGACGAACTGTCCGGTTTCCTCGCGGACATCGACGGCGAAACCGAGGCCTTCGTCCGCGCGAACCCCGAACTGTTCGGGGACGTCGTCGGCCGGATGGAGGAAATCGACATCGCCGCGTTCGTCGACGCCAACCCCGAAACCGCCGACGGCTTCCAGGACTTCCTGTGGACGGGCACGCAGGTGCTCGTCGAGAACGACGAGAACGTCCGCGACCAGATTACCCAGGACATCACCGTCAACTTCGAGGCCGACGACTGCGCGATGGAAGGCCACCTCGAAGTCGACGCCGAAAGCGAGACGCTGACCGGCGGCGCCGGCACGCTCGAGGACCCCATCCTCGAAATCGAGGGCCCCGCCGACAACCTCGTCGGCCTCATCACGGGCACCATCGACCCCGTGCAGGGCTTCATGAGCCAGCAGTACGAACTCGACGGCCCCGTTCAGGTTGGCACCCAGCTCGCCCCCATCATGGGCGCGCTCTCGGAGCACTACGAATAG